In Mongoliitalea daihaiensis, one DNA window encodes the following:
- a CDS encoding DUF6787 family protein produces MDSSNKQNFLQKLQGKWQLNSIKQVLLVLLVFALTGFTILFIKQPIFDLLGISMEKGGVWKTILYLLLVLPLYQAVLLLWGFVFGQFSFFWEHEKKFFRRIVGKKN; encoded by the coding sequence ATGGATTCTTCAAACAAGCAGAATTTTCTCCAAAAACTTCAAGGCAAATGGCAGCTGAATAGCATCAAGCAGGTGCTGTTAGTATTGCTAGTATTTGCCTTGACAGGATTCACCATATTATTCATCAAGCAACCAATTTTTGATCTCCTAGGAATCAGCATGGAAAAAGGTGGTGTATGGAAAACAATCCTTTACCTGCTTCTTGTACTACCATTGTATCAGGCAGTATTGCTGCTTTGGGGATTTGTATTTGGACAGTTCTCGTTTTTCTGGGAACATGAAAAGAAATTTTTTCGGAGGATAGTAGGGAAAAAAAATTGA
- a CDS encoding Gfo/Idh/MocA family protein, whose protein sequence is MKQHRRHFLKKLTATSAIAALSPMALEASSQEKSLLTRNFPKSTTELKTIRIGLIGAGGMGVEDTQTALQHSTVELVAVCDLYKGRLDAAKNRWGSQLFVTQDYKELLKRKDVDAVIIATSDHWHKQISIDALHAGKHVYCEKPMVHSVKEGKEVIDAWKKSGKVMIVGSQGVSSLGNEKAKELLAQGAIGDIVYAEGFWARMSPEGAWQYALPKDGNEQMVDWKRYISNTNQLPWDPMRFFRWRNYLDYGTGMSGDLFVHLFSSLHFITDSYGPNKISAMGGLRYWKDGREVPDVLLGSFDYPDTPQHPGFNLSLRCNFVDGTSGTTYLRIVGTKGSMDVKWEEVVVKMNQSLASDDPYLQEQARLRGESQARASILPPKELVYTAERNWKGAHYDHFGNWFEAIRTGGSVAEDPEFGFRAAAPALLCNDSYFQNKFITWDPVTMQLI, encoded by the coding sequence ATGAAGCAACATCGCCGTCATTTTCTCAAAAAACTAACTGCCACTAGTGCAATTGCTGCACTAAGCCCCATGGCACTGGAAGCATCCTCACAGGAAAAGTCATTATTAACCAGAAATTTTCCCAAGTCCACTACGGAACTCAAGACTATTCGTATTGGCTTGATTGGTGCAGGAGGCATGGGAGTAGAAGATACGCAGACAGCCCTGCAACACTCAACTGTAGAACTTGTAGCGGTATGCGATTTATATAAAGGTCGGTTGGATGCAGCTAAAAACCGTTGGGGAAGTCAGCTTTTTGTTACTCAAGATTACAAAGAATTACTGAAAAGAAAAGATGTAGATGCTGTGATTATCGCAACATCCGATCATTGGCATAAACAGATCAGTATAGATGCTTTACATGCTGGCAAGCATGTGTATTGTGAAAAACCAATGGTTCACTCGGTCAAAGAGGGTAAGGAAGTAATCGATGCTTGGAAAAAATCCGGAAAGGTGATGATTGTCGGTAGTCAAGGGGTATCTTCCTTAGGCAACGAAAAAGCCAAAGAATTGCTCGCACAAGGGGCCATTGGGGATATCGTCTATGCAGAAGGATTTTGGGCGCGCATGTCTCCCGAGGGTGCCTGGCAATATGCCTTACCCAAGGATGGAAATGAGCAGATGGTGGACTGGAAACGCTATATCTCCAACACCAACCAACTCCCATGGGATCCGATGCGTTTTTTCCGATGGAGAAATTACTTGGATTACGGCACAGGCATGTCAGGAGATTTGTTTGTCCACTTATTTTCTAGCTTACATTTTATTACTGACTCTTATGGACCCAACAAGATTTCAGCCATGGGTGGCCTGAGGTATTGGAAAGATGGCAGGGAAGTACCGGATGTATTATTGGGGAGTTTTGACTATCCCGACACACCACAGCATCCTGGGTTTAATCTATCCTTAAGATGTAACTTCGTCGATGGCACCTCAGGCACTACTTATCTGAGAATCGTTGGTACGAAAGGGTCCATGGATGTCAAATGGGAGGAAGTTGTTGTAAAAATGAATCAATCCCTCGCATCTGATGATCCTTATCTACAAGAACAGGCACGTTTGAGAGGAGAATCCCAAGCGCGTGCCTCCATATTACCCCCTAAAGAATTGGTGTACACAGCAGAAAGAAATTGGAAAGGGGCGCATTATGATCATTTTGGAAACTGGTTTGAAGCGATCAGAACAGGAGGTTCCGTTGCTGAAGACCCGGAGTTTGGCTTCCGTGCAGCTGCTCCGGCACTGCTCTGCAATGACAGTTATTTCCAAAACAAATTTATAACTTGGGATCCCGTAACTATGCAATTGATATGA
- a CDS encoding nucleoside-diphosphate kinase, with the protein MAGNRTFTMIKPDAFGAGNSGAILKMIEEAGFKIVAMKATQLTPELAGKFYEVHKERPFYTDLCKYMSSGPIIAAILEKENAVEDFRTLIGATNPANAAEGTIRKIFATSIEANAVHGSDSDENATIEGNFYFSQLERVR; encoded by the coding sequence ATGGCAGGTAACAGAACTTTCACAATGATTAAGCCTGATGCATTTGGTGCAGGCAACTCAGGTGCAATATTGAAAATGATTGAAGAGGCAGGCTTCAAAATTGTAGCAATGAAAGCAACACAGCTAACTCCTGAATTAGCTGGCAAATTTTATGAGGTGCATAAAGAAAGACCTTTTTACACTGATCTTTGCAAGTATATGTCTTCAGGACCTATTATCGCCGCAATCTTGGAAAAAGAAAACGCAGTAGAAGATTTCCGTACCTTGATCGGTGCTACCAATCCTGCAAATGCTGCAGAAGGCACCATCCGTAAAATCTTTGCTACTTCTATCGAAGCAAATGCCGTGCACGGTTCCGACTCCGATGAAAATGCAACAATAGAAGGCAACTTCTACTTCAGTCAGCTCGAAAGAGTCAGATAA
- a CDS encoding NAD(P)/FAD-dependent oxidoreductase, producing the protein MMSTELLPIPNISKPSHQRIVIVGGGFAGLKLAQKLSHTDYQVVLLDKNNYHMFQPLLYQVATAALPPDAVSFPLRRAFHKTPNVVFRMAVVEEIKKEENLLLTNLGTLTYDYLILAQGASTNYFGNQNVHKYSAPMKSTSEALYIRNKIISNYERAVNIADPEERKPIMNVVIVGGGATGVELAGSIAELRNKVLPKDYPQLSFKNMRVILIEAGPCLLAGLKEKSRDKALEYLQKLGVEVMLHTMVTDYDGFTVQLKDKPCIQTVTLLWAAGIKANSLIGISEGQKAPNGRLLVNEFNLLKDMKNIYVVGDQCVQMNEKYPKGHPQVAQVAIQQAANLASNLKGELKRKSWKPFQYKDLGSMATVGKSMAVVDLPFISFRGFFAWFVWLFVHLMAILGVRNKLEILLTWAWKYLSFDPSLRLLIRPRYVKEFKRKWMTEEPDYEV; encoded by the coding sequence ATGATGAGTACTGAACTCCTTCCGATTCCAAATATCAGTAAGCCAAGCCATCAACGTATTGTAATTGTGGGAGGTGGTTTTGCAGGATTAAAGTTGGCGCAAAAATTATCTCATACCGACTATCAAGTGGTGCTGTTGGATAAAAATAATTACCATATGTTTCAGCCTTTGCTTTATCAGGTCGCAACAGCCGCTCTGCCTCCAGATGCGGTTTCTTTTCCTCTCAGAAGGGCTTTTCATAAAACGCCCAATGTGGTTTTTAGAATGGCGGTGGTCGAAGAAATTAAAAAAGAAGAAAACCTTTTACTCACAAATCTTGGAACCTTGACCTATGACTATTTGATTTTAGCGCAGGGTGCCAGTACAAATTATTTTGGTAATCAGAATGTGCACAAATATTCAGCTCCGATGAAATCAACTTCGGAAGCATTGTACATTCGTAATAAAATTATCTCGAATTACGAGCGGGCAGTCAATATAGCCGATCCTGAGGAGCGCAAACCTATCATGAATGTGGTCATTGTGGGAGGTGGAGCTACCGGTGTGGAATTGGCGGGTTCTATCGCTGAATTAAGAAACAAGGTACTACCAAAGGATTACCCACAGCTTAGTTTTAAAAATATGCGGGTTATCTTGATAGAAGCGGGACCTTGTTTGTTAGCAGGGTTAAAGGAAAAATCCCGGGATAAAGCCTTGGAGTATTTACAAAAATTGGGTGTAGAAGTCATGTTGCATACTATGGTGACAGATTACGACGGGTTTACAGTTCAGTTGAAAGATAAACCTTGCATCCAAACGGTTACACTTTTATGGGCAGCGGGTATCAAAGCCAATTCATTGATCGGTATTTCTGAGGGGCAAAAAGCTCCAAATGGCCGTTTGTTAGTCAATGAGTTTAACTTACTCAAAGACATGAAAAACATTTATGTGGTAGGAGACCAATGTGTACAAATGAATGAAAAATACCCTAAAGGCCATCCACAAGTTGCTCAAGTAGCTATTCAGCAAGCGGCTAACCTTGCCTCCAATTTAAAAGGTGAGTTGAAGAGAAAATCTTGGAAACCGTTTCAATACAAAGACCTCGGGTCCATGGCCACTGTAGGCAAAAGTATGGCTGTGGTAGATTTGCCTTTTATAAGTTTCAGAGGATTTTTCGCTTGGTTTGTCTGGTTGTTTGTTCACTTGATGGCTATTTTGGGGGTTCGCAACAAACTTGAAATTTTACTGACTTGGGCATGGAAATACCTGTCCTTTGATCCAAGTTTACGATTGTTGATCCGACCACGGTATGTCAAGGAATTTAAGCGTAAATGGATGACTGAAGAGCCGGATTATGAAGTGTGA
- the serS gene encoding serine--tRNA ligase: MLLVNTIRENFELVLEGLHKRNLANAEATLHEVLELDKKRKETQTERDSLQAESNAISKQIGLLMREGKKEEAEQIKTRTGEIKEQIKALEESYNTYEADLRQLLYTLPNVPHHSVPKGKSADDNEIVLTNGEIPVLPASKKPHWDLIKEYDIIDFDLGVKITGAGFPVYKGRGARLQRALINFFLDEAMKAGYIEVQPPILVNEDSGYGTGQLPDKEGQMYEATMDKLYLIPTAEVPITNIYRDVILDERAFPIKNVGYTPCFRREAGSWGAHVRGLNRLHQFDKVEIVQIVHPDNSYQALEEMSAYVQSLLQKLELPYRVLRLCGGDMGFTSALTYDMEVFSAAQERWLEVSSVSNFENYQANRLKLRYKGEDKKTQLAHTLNGSALALPRIVASILENNQTEDGIRMPQVLVPYLGFEWI; this comes from the coding sequence ATGTTACTCGTCAATACGATTAGAGAAAATTTTGAATTGGTGCTGGAAGGTTTGCATAAGCGTAATTTGGCTAATGCAGAGGCTACCTTGCATGAGGTGTTGGAACTGGATAAGAAAAGGAAAGAAACCCAAACAGAAAGAGACAGTCTTCAAGCCGAATCTAACGCAATCTCTAAACAAATCGGTCTATTGATGAGAGAGGGCAAAAAAGAAGAAGCAGAGCAAATCAAAACCCGTACAGGAGAGATCAAAGAACAGATTAAAGCACTGGAGGAATCCTATAATACCTATGAAGCGGATTTGAGGCAATTGCTTTATACCTTGCCTAATGTGCCGCATCACTCTGTACCAAAGGGTAAATCAGCTGACGATAATGAAATCGTACTGACTAACGGAGAAATTCCTGTCTTGCCAGCAAGTAAAAAACCGCATTGGGACCTTATTAAGGAATATGACATCATTGACTTTGACTTAGGAGTGAAAATTACCGGTGCTGGATTCCCTGTTTACAAAGGACGAGGGGCCCGACTGCAGCGTGCATTGATTAATTTCTTCCTAGATGAAGCCATGAAGGCAGGCTACATAGAGGTTCAGCCACCTATTTTAGTGAATGAAGATTCTGGTTATGGTACAGGACAACTTCCAGATAAGGAAGGACAGATGTACGAGGCTACTATGGATAAGTTGTACCTGATTCCTACTGCGGAAGTTCCAATTACCAATATCTACCGAGATGTAATCTTGGATGAGCGTGCATTCCCTATCAAAAATGTTGGCTATACACCTTGTTTTCGAAGAGAAGCTGGTAGCTGGGGAGCTCATGTAAGAGGTCTCAACAGACTGCATCAATTTGATAAAGTCGAGATTGTACAGATTGTTCATCCGGACAACTCTTACCAAGCACTGGAAGAAATGAGTGCCTATGTTCAGAGCTTATTACAAAAACTGGAATTACCATACCGAGTCCTTAGACTATGTGGTGGAGATATGGGCTTTACTTCTGCATTGACGTATGATATGGAAGTATTCTCAGCGGCTCAGGAGCGTTGGTTGGAAGTGAGTTCTGTCAGTAACTTCGAAAACTACCAAGCCAATCGCTTGAAATTGCGCTACAAAGGAGAAGATAAAAAAACGCAATTGGCGCATACCCTGAATGGAAGTGCCTTGGCATTACCTAGAATAGTGGCATCCATTCTAGAAAATAACCAAACGGAAGATGGTATCCGAATGCCACAAGTATTGGTTCCTTACTTGGGATTTGAGTGGATTTAA
- a CDS encoding 3-keto-disaccharide hydrolase: MKWNNLWTALLVSGLLLACASEKEVETEAIEEEVIVLENALTEEEKEVGWMLLFDGEDPFGWRAFNGTEFPEGWTVEDGALKALGLGGDIGGDIVFGPVDFDEFELEFTWKIAPGGNSGVFYHVVEGPAYKAPYETGPEYQVIDQLGFPEKLEDWQSLAADYGMYPPDLEGVVKEAGEWNTSKIIYTKSGASYWLNGKQTVSFVPGSEDWTARRNSGKWDAFPDYANVTKGLIALQDHGSEAWFKNIKIRQL, encoded by the coding sequence ATGAAATGGAATAACTTATGGACGGCCCTCTTGGTTAGTGGCCTTTTGCTAGCTTGTGCATCTGAAAAGGAAGTAGAAACAGAAGCAATCGAAGAGGAAGTTATAGTCTTGGAAAATGCCTTGACCGAGGAAGAAAAGGAGGTAGGTTGGATGTTGTTATTTGATGGGGAAGATCCCTTTGGCTGGAGAGCCTTCAATGGGACGGAGTTTCCTGAAGGATGGACGGTGGAGGATGGAGCATTAAAAGCACTTGGCTTGGGAGGTGATATTGGTGGGGATATTGTATTTGGTCCGGTAGATTTTGATGAATTTGAGTTGGAGTTTACTTGGAAAATTGCTCCGGGTGGCAATAGTGGTGTATTTTATCATGTGGTAGAAGGGCCTGCATACAAAGCTCCATATGAGACAGGGCCTGAGTATCAGGTGATCGATCAGTTGGGTTTCCCTGAAAAGCTAGAAGACTGGCAGTCTTTGGCAGCGGATTATGGGATGTATCCACCGGATTTGGAAGGAGTAGTCAAAGAGGCTGGAGAATGGAATACTTCCAAAATTATTTATACTAAGAGTGGTGCAAGTTATTGGCTGAATGGAAAGCAGACAGTTTCCTTTGTGCCTGGATCAGAGGATTGGACTGCTCGAAGAAACAGTGGCAAATGGGATGCTTTTCCTGATTATGCCAACGTCACTAAGGGTTTGATCGCCTTACAAGATCATGGAAGTGAGGCGTGGTTTAAAAATATCAAGATTCGCCAATTATGA
- a CDS encoding DHH family phosphoesterase, which translates to MQELESLRNLLASPQTVVITTHHKPDADALGSSLGLANYLKKKGHDVTVVTPSDYPTFLHWMKGNEDVLNFENEKQAVVAKEKVKKATLLIGLDFSCPKRMQDFMPFFIESKAFKVNIDHHQDPKDFVDFRYWSTQAAATCELIFEVICQLGDKDLIDKDIADCLYAGIMTDTGGFRHPNTTKNVHLITADLIELGADNTRISRLIYDNNSVNRLKFIGFAISRRLVILQDLKTAYFAISKKDLRKYNSQTGDTEGLVNYALSLDGIKVAALFTEREDGIKISFRSVEEVAVNKFAAEHFDGGGHKNASGGKSALPLKETTDKFEQLIQENQHTLFNQLELIHEKN; encoded by the coding sequence ATGCAAGAATTAGAGTCATTAAGAAACCTATTAGCCTCTCCTCAAACAGTAGTCATTACCACTCATCATAAGCCTGATGCGGATGCTTTGGGTTCAAGTTTGGGATTGGCTAATTATCTCAAGAAAAAGGGACACGATGTCACTGTGGTCACGCCATCGGATTATCCGACTTTTCTCCATTGGATGAAAGGTAATGAGGATGTGCTCAATTTTGAAAATGAGAAACAGGCTGTAGTAGCGAAGGAAAAGGTAAAAAAGGCCACTTTATTGATTGGCTTAGATTTTTCGTGTCCAAAGCGGATGCAGGATTTCATGCCTTTTTTTATAGAAAGTAAAGCTTTTAAAGTTAATATAGACCACCACCAAGACCCCAAAGATTTTGTGGATTTCCGCTATTGGAGTACACAAGCAGCGGCCACCTGTGAGCTGATTTTTGAAGTGATTTGTCAACTTGGGGACAAAGACCTCATTGATAAGGATATTGCAGACTGCTTGTATGCTGGAATTATGACTGATACCGGTGGGTTTAGGCACCCAAATACGACTAAAAATGTTCATTTGATCACTGCTGATCTTATTGAATTGGGCGCAGACAATACACGAATATCCAGATTAATTTATGATAATAACTCAGTCAATCGGCTCAAGTTTATTGGCTTTGCCATCAGTAGAAGGCTAGTTATTTTACAAGATTTAAAAACTGCCTATTTCGCAATTAGCAAAAAGGACCTTAGAAAATACAATTCTCAAACTGGCGATACAGAAGGATTGGTGAATTATGCACTTTCGTTGGACGGTATCAAGGTAGCAGCCCTCTTTACTGAGCGAGAAGATGGCATAAAAATATCATTCAGATCGGTGGAGGAAGTAGCGGTCAACAAATTTGCAGCAGAGCACTTCGATGGGGGTGGACATAAGAATGCCTCCGGAGGTAAATCAGCCCTTCCGCTCAAAGAAACAACAGATAAATTCGAACAATTAATACAAGAAAATCAACACACCCTTTTCAATCAATTAGAACTCATCCATGAAAAAAATTAA
- a CDS encoding 3-keto-disaccharide hydrolase, translated as MIKQFFLLVLLLCIAKVTYGQDSFNSLFNGKDLEGWQVFGTEQWYVENGLLISESGPDKDYGYLGTVQQFKDFELEAEFKQEADGNSGIFIRSTVDGTKVSGWQVEVAPPGHDTGGIYESYGRGWLVKPAPEKDAALRYGDWNHMRIVVKGDRVVSYLNGVEMVNYADEQIGKGEGSILLQIHDGGGIKIYWRNIRVKEL; from the coding sequence ATGATCAAGCAATTTTTCTTACTTGTACTTTTACTTTGCATTGCCAAAGTGACCTATGGACAAGATAGTTTTAATAGCCTCTTTAATGGTAAGGATTTGGAAGGATGGCAGGTTTTCGGAACTGAGCAATGGTATGTTGAAAATGGACTACTGATTTCCGAAAGTGGTCCGGACAAAGACTATGGTTATCTAGGTACGGTGCAACAGTTCAAGGATTTTGAATTGGAAGCTGAATTCAAGCAGGAGGCTGATGGGAATAGCGGTATTTTTATTCGATCTACTGTTGATGGCACGAAAGTTTCCGGTTGGCAGGTAGAGGTAGCCCCTCCTGGGCATGATACAGGAGGAATTTATGAGTCATACGGAAGAGGATGGTTAGTGAAACCAGCTCCAGAAAAAGATGCTGCTTTGCGTTATGGAGATTGGAATCACATGCGCATTGTTGTAAAGGGAGATCGGGTTGTGTCTTATTTGAATGGAGTTGAAATGGTGAATTACGCGGATGAGCAAATTGGAAAAGGTGAAGGAAGTATACTCTTGCAGATTCATGATGGAGGGGGGATTAAGATTTATTGGAGGAACATTCGTGTAAAAGAATTGTAA
- a CDS encoding helical backbone metal receptor has translation MPFYTDQMKRSIHISAYPQRIVSLVPSQTELLVNLGLEDRLVGLTKFCVHPQGLKKQKTIIGGTKNFHFDKIAALQPDLIIGNKEENYQEGIEFLEKKYPVWMSDIYTLEDALEMMKGIGEITGTVAQADNLIHEISQDMASLAAQNKGTAVYLIWKDPLMAAGLQTFIHDMLGRTGFTNLVQEPRYPELSMEDLKKLSPDFLLLSSEPFPFKQKHIDEFAAQLPQTHVQLVDGEMFSWYGSRLRCFKEYVNKFT, from the coding sequence ATGCCATTCTACACCGACCAAATGAAGCGCTCCATCCACATCTCTGCGTATCCTCAGCGGATTGTTTCGCTTGTGCCATCGCAGACGGAGTTATTAGTGAACTTGGGTTTGGAAGATAGGTTGGTCGGGCTGACCAAGTTTTGTGTGCATCCCCAAGGGCTCAAAAAGCAAAAAACCATTATTGGAGGGACTAAGAATTTTCATTTCGACAAGATAGCTGCCCTTCAACCTGATTTGATAATTGGAAATAAAGAGGAGAATTATCAAGAGGGAATAGAATTTTTAGAAAAGAAGTATCCCGTTTGGATGAGTGATATCTACACCTTGGAGGATGCTTTGGAGATGATGAAGGGAATAGGAGAAATTACGGGAACAGTTGCTCAGGCTGATAATTTGATACATGAAATCTCTCAAGATATGGCTTCTCTTGCAGCACAAAACAAGGGTACAGCTGTGTATCTGATCTGGAAGGATCCGCTCATGGCAGCAGGACTACAAACATTTATCCATGATATGTTGGGTAGAACAGGATTTACCAATTTGGTACAGGAGCCTCGTTACCCTGAACTTTCCATGGAGGATTTAAAAAAGCTTTCCCCTGATTTTCTTCTGCTAAGTTCCGAACCTTTTCCCTTTAAGCAAAAACACATCGATGAATTTGCTGCTCAATTGCCGCAAACGCATGTACAGTTGGTGGATGGGGAAATGTTTTCTTGGTATGGGAGTAGGTTGAGGTGTTTTAAGGAGTATGTGAATAAATTCACGTAA
- a CDS encoding GDSL-type esterase/lipase family protein, protein MKPLIIFALIYFSVSATLMAQQPIKIASVGNSITQGPGQTHEDSYPMQLQVMLGDNYLVQNFGVSGRTLLKKGDFPYWNEPEMERVKDFQPDILLVKLGTNDSKPQNWQYKDEFKQDYLDLIKEFKGSLSETGRIIILIPVPVTEDNFGIRESVMVEEMRPILLQIIEESSLEMIDLYTPLQGRGDLLPDGVHPNKEGLGIMAKTVYDYLTKK, encoded by the coding sequence ATGAAACCGCTAATCATCTTTGCACTCATTTACTTTTCAGTTAGTGCTACGCTTATGGCTCAACAACCTATAAAAATCGCAAGTGTGGGAAACAGCATCACTCAAGGTCCAGGACAAACGCATGAAGATAGCTATCCAATGCAATTACAAGTCATGCTTGGAGATAACTATCTCGTGCAAAATTTCGGAGTCAGTGGACGGACGCTGCTCAAAAAAGGAGATTTCCCTTATTGGAATGAGCCAGAAATGGAGCGGGTCAAAGACTTCCAACCCGATATTTTATTGGTAAAACTTGGCACAAACGACTCCAAACCACAAAATTGGCAGTATAAAGATGAGTTCAAACAAGATTACTTGGATCTCATAAAGGAATTCAAAGGCTCTCTTTCAGAAACAGGAAGGATTATCATTCTCATTCCTGTACCGGTTACTGAGGATAATTTTGGAATCCGGGAGTCTGTGATGGTGGAAGAAATGAGGCCAATCCTGCTGCAGATTATTGAAGAGTCTAGCTTAGAAATGATCGATCTTTATACACCATTGCAAGGAAGAGGCGATTTATTGCCCGATGGCGTTCACCCTAACAAAGAAGGTTTGGGCATCATGGCAAAAACGGTTTACGATTACTTGACAAAAAAATAG
- a CDS encoding M14 family zinc carboxypeptidase, producing MMAKRLAFTLFLCLSFGFSLLAQTKYPMLFEQTEGKQTPPYHEVISYFKQLSADFEEVKMVEMGISDAGLPFHVILLDKAHIFDPKQWHESNRPILFINNGIHPGEPDGIDASMMLLRDILEGKIPYPEELALAIIPVYNIGGHLNRNSFSRVNQNGPEEHGFRGNARNYDLNRDFIKADTRNGRSFQQIFQWLSPQVFVDTHVSNGADYQHVMTLISTESNRLGGAMGNYLRERLDPELYKRMDVAGYPMIPYVNAYGGKPEDGWSQFKDLGRYSSGYASLFGTASFMPETHMLKPYKDRVASTYELLKIFIQLMGEDGSSIVKAYQQDRAAVKSQKTFAFQHTLDRSKYRMIPFHGYQSAQKPSEVSGLPRLYYDRNQPFSTEVKFFETYEAKLEISKPTAYIIPQGWHHVIENLKRNGVSIHTLEKDSTLEVTVYHIQDFQTAQRPFEGHYLHSNTSISKSIATISFRAGDIIIPMNQERNKFVMEVLEPESEDSFFNWNFFDTILQSKEGYSAYVFEDLAAEFLKENPSLRKVLEEAKESDENLRNNAAAQLRWVYERSPWKEQAHNRYPVYRLEK from the coding sequence ATGATGGCTAAAAGACTTGCATTCACCCTATTTCTTTGTTTAAGTTTTGGATTTTCCTTACTAGCACAGACCAAATATCCAATGCTATTTGAACAGACAGAAGGTAAACAAACCCCTCCATATCACGAAGTGATTAGCTATTTCAAGCAGTTAAGCGCCGATTTTGAAGAGGTAAAGATGGTTGAAATGGGAATTTCGGATGCAGGGCTGCCTTTTCATGTGATTCTATTAGACAAAGCACACATATTTGATCCCAAACAGTGGCACGAAAGTAATCGCCCTATACTTTTTATCAATAATGGCATTCATCCGGGTGAACCAGATGGAATCGATGCCTCCATGATGCTGTTGAGAGATATTTTGGAAGGAAAAATTCCATATCCCGAGGAGTTGGCATTGGCTATCATTCCAGTCTATAATATCGGAGGGCATTTGAACAGAAATTCCTTCAGTAGAGTCAACCAAAATGGTCCAGAGGAACATGGTTTTCGTGGGAATGCACGGAATTATGACTTAAATCGTGACTTTATCAAAGCTGATACCCGTAATGGCAGATCATTCCAACAAATCTTTCAGTGGTTAAGTCCGCAGGTATTTGTTGATACCCATGTCAGTAATGGAGCAGACTATCAACATGTTATGACCTTGATCTCTACCGAGTCCAACAGATTAGGAGGAGCGATGGGAAATTATCTGCGCGAACGTCTAGACCCTGAACTATATAAGCGGATGGATGTTGCCGGATATCCTATGATCCCTTATGTCAATGCTTACGGAGGAAAGCCAGAAGATGGTTGGAGTCAGTTTAAAGACTTAGGAAGATACTCAAGTGGCTATGCTTCTTTATTTGGTACAGCATCCTTTATGCCGGAGACCCACATGTTGAAACCATACAAGGATCGAGTAGCATCTACCTATGAATTGTTGAAGATATTTATCCAACTGATGGGGGAGGATGGAAGCTCTATCGTAAAAGCCTATCAACAGGATAGAGCAGCTGTTAAATCACAAAAAACCTTCGCATTTCAACACACTTTGGATCGCAGCAAATACCGAATGATTCCATTCCATGGCTATCAATCAGCACAGAAACCTTCGGAAGTTTCAGGTTTGCCGCGCTTATATTACGACCGCAATCAACCATTCAGCACGGAAGTCAAGTTTTTCGAAACCTATGAGGCTAAATTGGAGATTAGCAAACCGACCGCTTATATTATCCCTCAAGGCTGGCACCATGTGATCGAAAACCTGAAAAGAAATGGGGTAAGCATACATACGCTGGAAAAAGACAGCACACTAGAGGTTACGGTATACCATATTCAAGATTTTCAAACTGCCCAGAGACCCTTCGAAGGACATTATCTGCACAGCAATACAAGCATCAGTAAAAGTATTGCGACTATTTCATTCCGAGCTGGAGATATCATCATTCCCATGAATCAGGAGCGGAATAAATTCGTCATGGAAGTGCTTGAACCTGAATCAGAAGATTCCTTTTTTAACTGGAATTTCTTTGATACCATTTTGCAATCCAAAGAAGGATATTCTGCGTATGTTTTTGAGGATTTGGCAGCAGAATTCTTGAAGGAAAACCCATCTCTTAGAAAAGTCTTGGAAGAAGCCAAAGAGAGCGATGAAAACCTTCGAAACAATGCCGCAGCCCAACTCCGGTGGGTGTATGAGCGTTCTCCCTGGAAGGAACAAGCACATAACCGTTACCCTGTCTATCGTCTAGAAAAATAA